One window of Funiculus sociatus GB2-C1 genomic DNA carries:
- a CDS encoding sugar phosphate nucleotidyltransferase, translating to MKAMILAAGKGTRVRPITYTIPKPLIPILQKPVMEFLVELLRQHGFDEIMVNVSHLANEIESYFRDGQRFGVQIGYSFEGKIEENGDLVGEAIGSAGGMRRIQDFSPFFDDTFVVLCGDALIDLDLTAAVKWHREKGAIATIVMKTVPREEVSSYGVVVTDEDGRVKAFQEKPSVEEALSTNINTGIYIFEPEVLKYIPSGVQYDIGSDLFPQLVAMNAPFYAIPMDFQWVDIGKVPDYWQAIRSVLLGEVKNVAIPGHEVAPGIYTGLNVAVNWDKVDITGPVYIGAMTHIEDGAKIVGPTMIGPNCWVCSGAKVENSVIFEYSRLGEDVRLVDKLVFGRYCVDKTGATIDVQAAALDWLITDARQVRPSEPPAERQAIAELLKREAI from the coding sequence ATGAAAGCCATGATTCTGGCAGCTGGTAAGGGTACTCGCGTTCGTCCTATTACCTACACCATTCCCAAACCTTTGATTCCGATCCTGCAAAAACCAGTGATGGAGTTTTTAGTGGAACTCCTAAGGCAGCATGGGTTTGACGAGATCATGGTCAATGTCAGCCACCTTGCTAATGAGATTGAAAGTTATTTCCGCGATGGTCAGCGTTTTGGCGTACAGATTGGCTACTCTTTTGAAGGGAAGATTGAAGAAAACGGCGATCTCGTAGGAGAGGCTATAGGATCTGCTGGGGGAATGCGGCGTATTCAGGACTTTTCTCCTTTTTTTGACGATACTTTTGTAGTTTTGTGCGGAGATGCCCTAATTGATCTTGATCTGACAGCAGCAGTAAAGTGGCATCGAGAAAAGGGCGCGATCGCTACTATCGTCATGAAAACCGTCCCGCGAGAAGAAGTTTCTAGCTACGGTGTCGTCGTCACGGACGAGGACGGACGAGTTAAAGCTTTTCAAGAAAAGCCCTCGGTGGAAGAAGCTCTCAGCACTAACATCAACACTGGTATTTATATTTTTGAGCCAGAAGTGTTGAAGTACATCCCCTCTGGCGTTCAATATGACATTGGTAGCGACCTGTTTCCCCAGTTAGTAGCGATGAATGCCCCTTTCTACGCGATTCCAATGGATTTCCAGTGGGTGGATATTGGAAAAGTGCCGGACTACTGGCAGGCAATTCGCAGCGTACTACTGGGAGAAGTAAAAAATGTCGCCATTCCCGGACACGAAGTGGCTCCCGGTATCTACACTGGCTTGAATGTTGCCGTGAACTGGGACAAAGTTGATATTACAGGCCCCGTCTATATCGGCGCTATGACCCACATTGAAGATGGAGCCAAAATAGTAGGCCCCACCATGATTGGGCCAAATTGCTGGGTGTGTAGCGGCGCGAAAGTGGAAAACAGCGTAATTTTTGAATACTCCCGCTTGGGAGAAGACGTGCGCCTGGTAGATAAGTTGGTGTTTGGACGCTACTGCGTGGATAAAACTGGTGCCACGATTGATGTCCAAGCAGCAGCGTTAGATTGGCTAATTACTGACGCTCGTCAGGTGCGACCATCTGAACCCCCAGCAGAACGGCAAGCGATCGCTGAACTGCTCAAAAGAGAGGCCATTTAG
- a CDS encoding segregation/condensation protein A, producing the protein MTAQPAQEAIALLIDLAQRGEIDPWDVQVIEVIDKCLLELEKLGDKHSGTCEVELSHSGQAFLYASMLVLLKADTLFSQASTADDPELDDTDAQEVADAVRSLPVKLERHLRRRGTAMPPSSRRVTLQELIDQIQQMADALEEKPSRRATKDPLYRVSQSRAQAAKAIAALAHQENLTETAAQLDVFLSHYRPQMSLGQDWLELEELVELWAGVKQHSEKLNGQASPPEAYAVPKRHDRVGVFWALLLLSAQSKVELAQEEFYQDLKIRTLVTGD; encoded by the coding sequence ATGACAGCCCAACCAGCCCAAGAAGCGATCGCCCTCCTCATCGATCTCGCCCAGCGAGGAGAAATTGACCCTTGGGATGTTCAGGTGATTGAGGTAATTGACAAATGCCTATTGGAACTAGAGAAATTGGGCGATAAGCATTCTGGCACCTGTGAAGTAGAACTGTCTCACTCCGGACAGGCTTTTTTGTATGCTTCCATGCTGGTGTTACTCAAGGCGGACACGCTGTTTTCCCAAGCATCAACAGCAGACGATCCCGAACTGGACGACACCGATGCACAAGAGGTTGCTGATGCTGTCAGAAGCTTACCAGTAAAGCTGGAGCGACATTTGCGCCGACGCGGGACTGCGATGCCTCCTTCTAGCCGTCGTGTGACGCTGCAAGAATTAATTGACCAAATACAGCAGATGGCAGATGCACTAGAAGAAAAACCTTCTCGCCGTGCTACGAAAGACCCACTTTATCGCGTCTCCCAGTCTCGCGCCCAAGCTGCAAAAGCGATCGCTGCTTTGGCTCACCAAGAAAATCTTACCGAAACGGCAGCCCAGTTAGACGTGTTTTTGAGCCACTATCGTCCCCAAATGTCACTTGGTCAGGATTGGCTAGAGCTAGAGGAGCTGGTAGAGTTATGGGCAGGGGTGAAGCAACACTCAGAAAAGTTAAACGGTCAGGCATCGCCACCAGAGGCGTATGCTGTGCCAAAACGACATGACCGAGTGGGCGTTTTTTGGGCGCTGCTGTTACTATCAGCTCAGTCTAAAGTAGAGCTAGCCCAAGAAGAGTTCTACCAAGACCTGAAAATCCGTACTCTAGTGACTGGGGACTAG
- a CDS encoding lipopolysaccharide assembly protein LapA domain-containing protein produces the protein MRQINFLIIFALILALVLFSLENTAPAAIQIVEGVQVQAPICIELILAMGVGAILAWLFSIWTRLLRGIESGKQMRQMRSKDERIQELEQNIAQRQAELEEKQSMSLSATLQEQDAETTKAFAQSI, from the coding sequence ATGCGGCAAATTAATTTCTTGATAATCTTTGCGCTAATCCTTGCCCTGGTTTTATTCAGCTTAGAAAATACTGCACCCGCTGCTATTCAAATTGTCGAAGGTGTGCAGGTGCAAGCGCCCATCTGTATTGAACTGATTCTGGCGATGGGCGTGGGCGCGATTCTCGCTTGGCTGTTTAGCATCTGGACGCGGCTGCTACGCGGGATAGAGTCTGGAAAACAAATGCGCCAGATGCGTTCTAAGGACGAGCGTATTCAGGAATTAGAGCAAAATATTGCCCAACGTCAAGCAGAACTGGAAGAAAAACAAAGTATGTCCCTTAGTGCTACTCTCCAAGAGCAAGATGCAGAGACAACAAAAGCCTTTGCACAGTCCATTTAA
- a CDS encoding DUF4112 domain-containing protein codes for MNTAERIATLNRIRKLSRLMDTAIGIPGTRFRIGLDPIIGLVPGAGDIVSTTFSAYIIFLAAKFRIPGEDLRRMIFNISLEAVVGTVPLVGDLFDAYYKSNIRNLAILEKHLEAVEPEVVEIASEMNPLDTNPLGKVL; via the coding sequence ATGAATACTGCTGAACGCATTGCTACTCTTAATCGCATCCGTAAGCTTAGCCGCCTGATGGATACAGCCATCGGTATTCCAGGGACACGTTTTCGGATTGGTTTAGATCCAATAATTGGTTTAGTCCCAGGCGCAGGAGATATTGTAAGTACAACATTTTCCGCTTATATTATCTTTTTAGCTGCTAAATTCCGGATACCGGGTGAAGATTTAAGACGAATGATTTTCAATATTTCTTTGGAAGCTGTCGTTGGCACGGTGCCTTTGGTGGGTGACTTGTTCGATGCTTATTACAAGTCAAATATCCGTAATTTAGCAATTTTGGAAAAACATCTTGAGGCAGTTGAACCAGAAGTTGTTGAAATTGCATCTGAAATGAATCCATTAGACACTAACCCTCTGGGTAAAGTGCTATAG
- a CDS encoding choice-of-anchor C family protein, with translation MTVSTESTRRNRATRSRNLIINGSFQNGPSPGQSLKLNPGSTVIQGWVVTRAPIDYVGTLWQAANGDRSLDLDGAGAGGIAQTFDTVPGESYVVTFSLAGNPLGAPPIKLLGVTAAGQSTNFAFNISGRTPTNMGWETKRWMFMAQSNKTTLEFFSLNTSGGSWGPALDSVLVVLA, from the coding sequence ATGACTGTTTCGACAGAATCTACAAGACGAAATAGAGCCACTCGGAGTAGAAACCTAATTATCAACGGCAGCTTCCAAAACGGCCCTAGCCCAGGACAATCCTTAAAACTCAATCCAGGGTCAACAGTAATTCAAGGATGGGTTGTGACACGAGCGCCTATTGATTATGTAGGCACACTATGGCAAGCTGCTAATGGCGATCGCAGTCTGGATCTTGACGGTGCAGGTGCTGGCGGAATTGCACAAACATTTGACACAGTACCTGGTGAAAGTTACGTTGTTACCTTTAGTCTGGCTGGAAACCCGTTGGGTGCGCCTCCAATTAAGCTGTTGGGTGTAACAGCGGCAGGGCAATCAACTAATTTTGCATTTAACATTTCTGGCCGCACTCCAACGAATATGGGCTGGGAAACTAAAAGATGGATGTTTATGGCGCAATCTAACAAGACAACTCTTGAGTTTTTTAGCCTGAATACATCCGGTGGTTCTTGGGGCCCTGCACTTGATAGTGTATTGGTTGTATTAGCTTGA
- a CDS encoding YtxH domain-containing protein — translation MSNNRAGSGSFIGGVLLGTAIGTITGLLIAPRNGRETRQLLKKSADALPELAEDLSTSVQLQADRLSESALKNWDETLIRLRQAIAAGIEATQREQQALKQTPGAELEPDVRPLVTTDDRRTLSD, via the coding sequence ATGTCAAACAACCGTGCTGGATCTGGATCATTTATTGGTGGTGTGTTACTAGGCACCGCTATCGGAACAATAACCGGGTTACTGATTGCGCCCCGCAATGGTCGTGAGACGCGACAGCTGTTGAAAAAATCTGCCGATGCCTTACCGGAGTTAGCAGAAGATTTATCAACCAGCGTGCAGTTGCAAGCCGATCGCCTCTCAGAATCAGCACTGAAAAACTGGGATGAGACGCTGATCAGATTGCGGCAAGCGATCGCAGCGGGGATTGAAGCTACTCAACGCGAACAACAAGCGCTTAAGCAAACACCGGGGGCAGAATTAGAACCTGATGTCCGTCCTCTTGTAACCACAGACGATAGGCGAACGTTAAGTGACTGA
- a CDS encoding DUF948 domain-containing protein, whose translation MTEPLFWLGLSILLVAVSLTAVLITLLPAVQELARAARSLEKLADTLRRELPPTLEAIRLTGMEITDLTDDVGEGVKSAGQVVKQVDQSISGAKKQAQNIELGTKSVFAGIKAAWRTFKRPTSARRSMDRLPPSHRNTVGMRGYRDASYQDPKPNNASPSNGHYEEWEREQPDSED comes from the coding sequence GTGACTGAACCCTTATTTTGGCTTGGACTCTCAATTCTACTGGTTGCCGTCAGCTTAACCGCAGTCTTAATCACGCTACTGCCAGCAGTGCAGGAGTTAGCGCGGGCAGCCAGAAGTCTAGAAAAGTTGGCTGACACTCTGCGCCGAGAATTGCCGCCAACCCTGGAGGCAATTCGTCTGACAGGTATGGAAATTACTGACTTGACAGATGATGTCGGTGAAGGCGTTAAAAGCGCTGGTCAAGTTGTTAAACAAGTCGATCAAAGCATCAGCGGTGCCAAAAAGCAGGCTCAAAATATCGAACTTGGCACCAAGAGCGTTTTTGCGGGTATCAAGGCGGCTTGGAGAACCTTCAAGCGTCCCACCTCGGCCCGTCGGTCGATGGATCGTCTGCCACCAAGCCACAGAAATACCGTTGGGATGCGTGGCTACCGCGATGCTTCTTATCAAGACCCTAAACCTAACAACGCCTCTCCTTCCAATGGACATTATGAGGAATGGGAGCGGGAGCAGCCAGACTCAGAAGATTAG
- a CDS encoding rhomboid family intramembrane serine protease, translating to MRNDRNSQSANSATDRLLDDNRHSPWRNYQYNGVFALISINLLIFIVGNIPGIALTSTLALNHSNPAWYQFFTAMFSHASWAHLSGNLFFLYIFGRLVEEEEGLLGVVGSYLICGLGASLMSWLFQPGGIYSLGASGAVFGLFAVSVLIKLSWNWRKILEVLILGQFVVERVFFEFGQTGARDGVDHFAHLGGAAVGVALIMGLMRLEKKHQGKGG from the coding sequence ATGAGAAACGATAGAAACTCACAGTCTGCCAATTCCGCCACTGACAGGCTGTTAGATGATAATCGGCATTCCCCCTGGCGGAATTATCAATACAACGGTGTTTTTGCCCTGATATCAATCAACCTGCTGATATTTATTGTTGGCAATATACCCGGCATTGCTCTTACTAGCACCCTGGCTCTGAACCATTCCAACCCAGCCTGGTATCAATTTTTTACGGCAATGTTTTCTCACGCAAGCTGGGCGCACTTGTCGGGAAATCTGTTTTTTCTTTACATCTTTGGTCGCTTAGTTGAGGAAGAGGAAGGCCTTTTAGGGGTTGTTGGCTCTTACTTAATATGTGGACTGGGAGCTAGCCTAATGAGCTGGCTTTTTCAACCGGGGGGAATTTATTCTTTGGGAGCGTCGGGAGCAGTCTTTGGGTTGTTCGCCGTCAGCGTGTTGATTAAGTTGAGCTGGAATTGGCGAAAAATTCTGGAAGTGCTGATTCTGGGGCAGTTTGTTGTTGAACGAGTATTTTTCGAGTTCGGACAGACGGGGGCGAGAGACGGCGTAGACCATTTCGCTCACCTGGGTGGTGCTGCTGTGGGGGTGGCGCTGATTATGGGGTTGATGCGGCTGGAGAAAAAGCACCAGGGTAAAGGCGGGTAA
- a CDS encoding TPM domain-containing protein, with translation MPHIFPKRLLASLVAFILAMSIWAIAPVAHAYNNPDLLPETPTPVIDLAKALTNIQEEALVKNIEEFEAETGWKLRVLTQYDRTPGRAVKDFWGLDDKSILLVADQRGGNILNFNVGDEVYKLMPRTFWIELQTRFGNLYFVRENGEDQSIIQSLESIKGCLVQGGCRVVPGLPREQWILTLITSIVGGVICGFAAIPRKEGQIFAWQWALIFSPLWGILFIAFGIGPVISRTSEWLPLFRNFAGFMIGALVAYLSPMISNSTASET, from the coding sequence ATGCCGCATATTTTCCCAAAACGACTTCTGGCATCTCTAGTCGCCTTTATTTTGGCAATGTCCATATGGGCGATCGCTCCTGTAGCACACGCCTATAACAACCCCGACTTACTGCCCGAAACCCCAACCCCAGTAATAGACTTAGCTAAAGCCCTCACCAACATTCAGGAAGAGGCACTTGTCAAAAATATAGAAGAATTTGAAGCTGAAACTGGCTGGAAACTGCGAGTTTTAACCCAGTATGACCGCACCCCCGGTCGTGCCGTAAAAGATTTCTGGGGTCTGGATGATAAAAGTATCCTGCTAGTTGCTGACCAAAGGGGCGGCAATATCCTCAACTTTAATGTAGGCGATGAAGTTTATAAGCTCATGCCTCGTACCTTCTGGATCGAGTTACAGACGCGCTTTGGTAATCTGTACTTTGTCCGCGAAAACGGCGAAGACCAGTCAATCATTCAATCCTTAGAATCCATCAAAGGTTGTCTGGTTCAAGGTGGTTGCCGCGTTGTCCCCGGACTGCCCAGAGAGCAGTGGATTCTCACCCTGATTACCTCCATAGTTGGTGGAGTTATCTGTGGCTTTGCCGCTATCCCCCGCAAAGAAGGGCAGATTTTTGCATGGCAGTGGGCTTTAATCTTCTCCCCACTGTGGGGAATTTTGTTCATTGCCTTTGGCATTGGCCCAGTTATCTCTCGTACCTCCGAGTGGCTGCCTCTGTTTCGCAACTTCGCAGGTTTCATGATCGGTGCCTTAGTAGCTTACCTCTCGCCAATGATCAGTAACTCTACGGCTTCCGAAACCTAA
- a CDS encoding precorrin-8X methylmutase, protein MEWHVTDAQSLAIIDREMGDHIFSPAEYEIVRRVIYATADFEYMSLIRFSERALQAGAAALAARSTIVVDVPMVQVGITPTIQNTFANPVYCSMEALTRPQKEKSRAAWGIETLAKRYPEGIFVVGQAQTALTALVELIEAEEIRPALVIGTPSGFVDVDVAKDRLKDSLVPHIRIEGRKGSAVVAAAIVNGLVDLAWQAYGQDPNGVG, encoded by the coding sequence ATGGAATGGCACGTAACAGATGCCCAAAGTTTGGCAATTATCGACCGGGAAATGGGCGACCACATCTTTTCCCCGGCAGAATATGAGATTGTCCGCCGGGTGATTTACGCAACCGCCGACTTTGAATATATGTCTTTAATACGTTTTTCTGAACGTGCGCTCCAAGCTGGTGCAGCAGCTTTAGCGGCTCGTAGTACCATTGTCGTAGATGTGCCAATGGTGCAAGTCGGCATTACACCAACTATCCAAAATACTTTTGCTAATCCGGTGTATTGCAGTATGGAAGCCCTGACGCGCCCCCAAAAAGAAAAAAGTCGTGCTGCCTGGGGAATCGAAACCCTAGCTAAACGCTATCCTGAGGGAATTTTTGTCGTTGGTCAGGCGCAGACTGCTCTCACTGCCCTTGTAGAGTTAATTGAGGCAGAGGAAATTAGACCAGCGTTAGTAATTGGTACACCTTCGGGATTTGTAGATGTGGATGTCGCCAAAGATCGACTGAAAGATTCTCTGGTTCCTCACATTCGGATTGAAGGTCGTAAGGGCAGTGCAGTAGTAGCTGCGGCGATTGTCAACGGATTGGTTGACTTAGCTTGGCAGGCATACGGACAAGATCCTAATGGCGTAGGCTAA
- a CDS encoding phosphate ABC transporter permease has translation MLVPLTRQKFEELIPVIATGPQYAYYWGKFQEFLKRLLISVLVVVVVSLLGNFVLGEQLGGITFFLGVIGGLYWLWGPIYSASMRNVSYRRYPYSGFWRGEVLDVFVTEELIGEEQTVNNRGQLVIIENRERRLNIEVGDETGFTTQIQAPLKKTHKAIKPGQIAEMVVLSNQKDLGRIAKFTDIYLPDENLWVSDYPYLQRGFFVDVSRQLQYADDVPYPEEPKERTQRRKRSRRP, from the coding sequence ATGTTAGTCCCATTAACGCGCCAGAAATTTGAAGAGTTGATTCCCGTGATCGCCACAGGCCCGCAGTATGCGTACTACTGGGGTAAGTTTCAAGAGTTTTTAAAGCGACTGCTGATTTCAGTCCTCGTCGTTGTGGTGGTTTCACTCTTAGGTAATTTTGTTTTGGGCGAACAGTTGGGTGGGATAACCTTTTTCTTGGGAGTAATAGGTGGTCTTTACTGGCTTTGGGGGCCCATTTACTCGGCTAGTATGCGGAATGTTTCCTATCGTCGCTACCCTTACAGTGGATTCTGGCGGGGTGAGGTATTGGATGTTTTTGTTACAGAAGAATTGATTGGCGAGGAGCAAACTGTCAATAATCGCGGACAGCTGGTGATCATTGAAAATCGGGAACGACGACTGAATATAGAAGTCGGAGACGAAACCGGATTTACTACTCAGATCCAAGCGCCCCTAAAGAAGACTCATAAAGCAATTAAACCGGGGCAAATTGCAGAAATGGTAGTGCTATCAAATCAAAAAGATTTGGGACGCATTGCCAAATTCACAGACATTTATCTTCCCGACGAGAATCTGTGGGTAAGTGACTATCCTTACTTGCAACGAGGTTTCTTTGTCGATGTCAGCCGTCAGTTGCAGTACGCCGATGATGTTCCTTATCCTGAAGAGCCTAAAGAGCGTACTCAACGGCGTAAGCGATCGCGTCGTCCTTAA
- the dapB gene encoding 4-hydroxy-tetrahydrodipicolinate reductase produces MTNQQSPIPVVVNGAAGKMGREVVKAVAQAKDMTLLGAIDRTPEHQGKDVGEVAGCGPLEVPIVSDLQGMLVLATQEREQGVMVEFTHPDSVYENVRSAIAYGIRPVVGTTGLSLEQIQDLADFADKASTGALIIPNFSIGMVLLQQAAIQASKYFDHVEIIELHHNQKADAPSGTALQTAQLLAELGKTFNPPSVEETEKLPGARGSQAEEGIRIHSVRLPGLIAHQEVIFGASGQIYTLRHDTTDRSCYMPGVLLAIRKVTQLKSLVYGLEKIL; encoded by the coding sequence ATGACGAATCAACAATCTCCCATCCCCGTTGTTGTCAACGGTGCGGCTGGCAAAATGGGACGCGAAGTGGTCAAAGCCGTTGCACAAGCCAAAGATATGACCCTCTTGGGCGCAATAGACCGCACTCCGGAACATCAAGGTAAAGACGTTGGAGAAGTGGCAGGCTGCGGCCCTTTGGAAGTGCCGATTGTCAGCGACTTACAAGGGATGCTGGTGCTGGCGACACAGGAAAGAGAACAGGGAGTGATGGTAGAGTTTACCCATCCAGACTCAGTTTATGAGAACGTGCGGAGTGCGATCGCTTACGGCATTCGTCCCGTAGTTGGCACCACAGGCCTGAGTCTAGAGCAAATTCAAGACCTTGCCGACTTTGCGGACAAAGCCAGCACAGGTGCCTTGATTATCCCTAACTTCTCTATCGGCATGGTGTTGCTACAGCAAGCCGCTATCCAGGCATCCAAATACTTTGACCATGTTGAAATTATCGAGTTACACCACAACCAAAAAGCTGATGCCCCTAGCGGTACTGCCCTTCAGACTGCCCAATTGTTAGCTGAACTCGGTAAAACCTTTAACCCACCATCGGTAGAAGAAACTGAAAAACTACCAGGTGCCAGAGGTTCTCAAGCAGAGGAAGGGATTCGCATCCACAGCGTTCGTCTACCTGGTTTGATCGCCCATCAAGAAGTTATCTTTGGAGCATCTGGTCAAATTTATACTCTGCGCCACGATACCACAGACAGGTCGTGCTATATGCCTGGTGTTCTACTAGCCATCCGCAAAGTTACTCAACTCAAATCTTTAGTTTATGGTTTAGAAAAGATATTGTAA